A genome region from Chitinophagales bacterium includes the following:
- the recO gene encoding DNA repair protein RecO, which yields MLLQTRGLVLRITKYSESSIIARVFTRERGVQSIILKGVRSSKAKNKAAIWHPGNLLDMIIYFQSGKNLKNIKECRLHHIYNRVQGNMLRSAMLMFLTEVLNAVLKEEDELENTVAYEFVEQQFLKLDEAELPDKNFHIRFLLRLSNHFGIYPKDNYSHVAPYFKFSEGAFSSVKGNDVLNAEISKQLFRIMNGENFNITTAQRAQLIEALLNYYRVQIGGFGTIRSHLILHQVFA from the coding sequence GTGCTGCTGCAAACCCGCGGATTGGTTTTAAGAATCACCAAATACTCTGAGAGCAGTATTATAGCCCGCGTATTTACCAGGGAAAGAGGCGTGCAATCCATTATATTGAAAGGAGTACGTTCCTCAAAAGCCAAAAACAAAGCAGCAATTTGGCATCCGGGGAATTTACTTGACATGATCATTTATTTCCAATCCGGGAAAAACCTGAAAAACATAAAAGAGTGCAGACTTCACCATATATACAATCGCGTACAGGGAAATATGCTCAGAAGTGCCATGCTGATGTTTTTAACAGAGGTCTTGAATGCAGTGCTTAAAGAAGAGGATGAATTGGAGAACACTGTGGCTTATGAATTTGTAGAGCAGCAATTCTTAAAACTTGATGAAGCTGAACTGCCCGATAAAAATTTTCACATCCGCTTTTTGCTTCGCCTGAGCAATCATTTTGGAATTTATCCCAAAGACAATTATTCGCATGTAGCACCTTACTTTAAATTTTCAGAAGGAGCATTTTCTTCAGTAAAAGGCAATGACGTGCTAAATGCTGAAATAAGCAAGCAGCTTTTCAGAATTATGAATGGCGAAAATTTCAACATTACTACGGCTCAAAGAGCACAGTTGATAGAAGCACTACTCAATTACTACCGGGTGCAAATAGGGGGTTTTGGAACCATTCGTTCGCATTTAATTTTGCATCAGGTTTTTGCTTGA
- a CDS encoding M20 family metallopeptidase gives MIDINEIKTLSKKIFPEVLAFREDMHMHPELAFNENRTSQKVTEKLDEWGIPYKSGVAKTGIVAYLKGKNPESRTIALRGDMDALPIEEKNDVPYKSKTKGLMHACGHDVHTSSLLGTAWILNELKDEWSGTIKLFFQPSEEKLPGGASVMIKEGVMENPKVEHIFGQHVYPELPAGQIGMRPGSYMASADEVYLEVVGKGGHGALPHYNIDPIIATAQFLITVQQVISRNAPPVVPTVLSFGKINSDGGATNVIPEKVHVEGTFRTFDEEWREKAHERIREVAKGIELATGATFNLEIRRGYPFVYNDEELTEKAMQWAKDFWGAENVHELEMRMTAEDFAYFSQKAPALFYRLGVGNPEKGISYPVHSPHFDIDKKALEQSPGWMAYLALKDLE, from the coding sequence ATGATTGATATCAATGAAATAAAAACGCTTTCAAAAAAAATTTTCCCAGAAGTGCTGGCATTCAGGGAAGACATGCATATGCATCCTGAATTGGCATTTAACGAAAACCGCACTTCCCAAAAAGTCACCGAAAAATTAGACGAGTGGGGAATTCCCTATAAATCTGGTGTGGCCAAAACAGGAATAGTGGCCTACCTGAAAGGCAAAAATCCTGAATCGAGGACCATTGCCCTGCGTGGCGATATGGATGCCTTGCCGATTGAGGAAAAAAATGATGTGCCTTATAAATCGAAAACCAAAGGATTGATGCATGCCTGTGGTCATGATGTGCACACTTCCAGCTTGCTCGGTACGGCCTGGATTTTGAATGAACTAAAGGACGAATGGAGCGGAACCATCAAATTGTTTTTTCAGCCTTCTGAGGAAAAACTGCCCGGTGGTGCTTCCGTGATGATCAAAGAAGGCGTGATGGAAAATCCCAAGGTAGAGCATATTTTTGGGCAGCATGTTTATCCCGAGTTGCCTGCCGGACAAATTGGGATGCGGCCCGGAAGCTATATGGCCTCTGCCGATGAAGTCTATTTGGAAGTAGTCGGCAAGGGCGGACATGGCGCATTGCCGCATTACAATATTGACCCCATCATTGCCACTGCACAGTTTTTGATAACGGTACAGCAGGTAATCAGTAGAAATGCACCGCCCGTTGTTCCCACGGTATTGAGTTTTGGCAAAATAAATTCCGATGGCGGTGCTACCAATGTAATCCCCGAAAAAGTACATGTAGAAGGCACTTTTAGGACTTTTGACGAGGAATGGCGCGAAAAGGCGCATGAGCGTATTCGGGAAGTGGCCAAGGGCATTGAATTGGCAACAGGAGCTACGTTTAATTTAGAAATCAGAAGAGGATACCCCTTTGTATATAATGATGAAGAATTGACCGAAAAGGCCATGCAGTGGGCCAAGGATTTCTGGGGAGCAGAGAATGTACACGAACTGGAAATGCGCATGACAGCCGAAGATTTTGCCTATTTTTCACAAAAAGCACCTGCACTGTTTTACCGCCTGGGCGTGGGCAATCCCGAAAAGGGCATTAGCTATCCCGTACATTCCCCACACTTTGACATCGATAAAAAAGCCCTGGAACAAAGCCCCGGATGGATGGCCTATTTGGCTTTGAAGGATTTGGAGTGA